The genomic stretch CGAATCCATCATTCGCTTGCGTTTGGTAATCAAGGAAAAATCTAAATCGGCGATCGCCAAACCTTCCCCTTCATAAATAGGTTCACAGAGGTGTTTGCCTTCAGGACTAATAATGGCCGTATAACAACCACCACTAAGGGCCTTATGCATCTTTTCATTGCTGGTCAATTGGGCCTTCTGTTCTGTCGAGAGCCATCCCGTTGCATTGACCACGAAACAGCCGGATTCGAGGGCATGGTGACGCATGGTCACTTCCATTTGCTCCGTAAAAATTTGCCCCACCATGGATCCCGGAAATTGACCGCAGTGAATCTGCTCATGTTGGGCCATCAGACTATAGCGAGCAAGGGGATTGTAGTGCTCCCAGCAAGCCAAAGCACCCACACGGCCCACAGCTGTATCGACCGTCGTTAAACCAGCGCCATCCCCTTGACCCCAAACCATCCGTTCGTGGTAAGTAGGGGTGATTTTGCGGCGTTTAAGGCGCAATGTCCCGTCATGGTCAAAAATCAATTGGGTGTTGTAAAGGGAACCCTCCTCCCGTTCATTTACCCCTAAAACCACCACCATGCCATGGGCTTGGGCCGCCTCAGCTACCGCTGTCGTCACTGGGCCAGGGATTGTGACCGCTTGTTCATACAGCTGGAGGTGGCTTTTGCCCATCAGCACTGGGGGCTCGATAAAAGAAAAGTAAGGGTAGTAAGGAACAAAGGTCTCTGGAAAAACAATGAGTTGCACTCCCTCCTTGGCCGCTTGGGTAATTGTCTCCAGAATTTTTTCTGTTGTATCTGCACAACTAAACAAAACCGGACTAATTTGTGCCGCTGCCGCCCGAATTGTTTTCGAGTAATCAAGCATAGTCGCTACCGGGGAAACAACAAACTCACAAAAAACGAATTTGGCAACCAAAGATATTTCAAAAAAGTGATTGAAATATCCAGAAATTTTTATTGAATATAAAAAATTTGCGGGTTGCCCAATAAACTCTCTAGGATTTTCAGAAATAAAACCCTTGATTTCTACATGGTCCAAGTATCAAGAATAAACGCCCCTTCTTTACGGTGCATTAAAATTAAATCCATCACATCCAAGGGATTAATCGGGCGAATACCAGGAATCAAGGAAGCTTCCCCATGACCGTAAAGAGCCTGCAGTGCAAAGCGACAAGCATAGACTTTTCCGCCAGTTTCCATAATCTTAACCAGGCGATCGTTCATGGCTAAGTGACCTGGGAATCCTTCATCGCCAAGTTTCGGGAAGCCCCGCTGTACTCCCAAAGTCACCCCAGGGCCATACAGTAGCACAGAGGTTTCAAATCCTTTTTTAATGAGGCGACTTGCTTGTAATAAATTGACTAAACCAATGGAACCTTCAAAGGCTACTGTGTGAAAGGTGATCAATGCTTTTTCGCCAGGATCTGCTTGGACATCAGGAAAGACTTTTTCTTCATAATCTACAAGAAAGTCACCGGTCTGATGGGCAGGGATTGTTACTTCAGGCATGGGAAATTTTCCTTTGATTTTTAGGTTTTAATGTGTCGAGTTGTGCCTCACTTTAAGGGGAGAATTCAAGACAACCTGTATCATCGCTGACAAAAAAAGACCTTCTATGTAAAGCAATAGTTTTTTGATGGAAAGAGTGATTCAGACATTGGCTTTCTAACTAAGATTAAGCTTGTTTAATGGTGAATATCTGGTACTTCTACCCCAATTAAGGTGTGGTGATTGTGTTCTAAAAAGAACTATTGATTTCGCTAGGTTAGACCACCAAAATAGCGGCTATTTGGCAATAGTTCGTCGATCGCCTATGGGTAGTGACAAACTGATGGGATCGGTAACAATCCTTACAGGAACAGGGGTTGACTAGGCTTACAGTTGAGCCAAATACACCTAAGAGCAACGGCAATGCAGACCCATTACCCGGTAATAATTGTTGGGGGTGGCCAGGCAGGACTTGCCCTCAGCTATCTCCTCAAGCAAAACAATATTGACCACCTAATCTTTGAGAAACACAAAATTGGTCATGCGTGGCGTAATGAACGCTGGAATTCTTTTTGTTTAGTGACCCCCAATTGGCAATGTCGGCTCCCTGGTTTTTCCTATGCGGGGCCTGATCCTAATGGCTTTATGGCCAAGGAAGAGATTGTTTCTTATTTAGAAGCCTATGCGCATTCTTTTAATCCGCCCATTCGAGAGGGGGTAACGGTTTCCAAGGTGAGTTCGTCTGGAACCAAGTTTGCAGTGGCAACATCCATCGGTGACTACACGGCTGATCAAGTGGCGATCGCCACGGGTGGATACCACATTCCGAAAATTCCTCCCATCGCCGCCCAACTTCCCCGTGAGTTACAGCAAATCCATTCCGTGCAGTACAAAAATCCCCAGGATCTTCCCGACGAAGTATTGATTGTGGGCACTGGCCAGTCGGGTTGTCAAATTGCCGAAGATCTTCATTTGGCGGGAAAAACAGTTCATCTTGTCACCGGTAGTGCGCCCCGGGCACCGCGTCGTTATCGGGGCAAGGATGTGGTGGAGTGGCTAGAACTCATGGGTTATTACGACCTCCCCATTGACCAGCACCCCCAGAAAGAAATGGTTCGCCATAAAACCAATCACTACGTTACAGGACGGGATGGGGGTCGTGATATTGATCTGCGCCGCTTTGCCCAAGAGGGAATGCGCCTCTATGGCCGCTTGCAACGTATTACCGGACAGACTCTCCATTTCGGGAATGATTTAAAACAAAATTTAGATCAGGCTGATGCCACCGTGGTAAAGATTCAGGGCAATATTGACAAATTTATTGCCGATAATCACCTCGCTGCTCCTCCAGAGGCCCATTATCAGCCCATTTGGGAGCCAGATATGGAACCACAATCTATTAACCTCGAAGAAACCAACATCGGTGCGGTGATCTGGGCGACGGGCTTCCGCTCGAATTTTGGTTGGATTGATCTACCGGTTTTTAATGAATTGGGAGAACCGCTACATGACCGGGGTGTGACTGCTGTAGACGGGTTATATTTTCTCGGTTTACCCTGGCTCTATACCTGGGGTTCTGGTCGCTTTTCTGGTGTCGCTCGTGATGCAGAATATTTGGCGACACAGATTACAGCAAGGCTTTTGGTTCCAGCTTCTGCATAACATCCTCCCGGCGCTCATCCTAATGGGTAGAGTGAGGGGCAGCTCCCCATTAGTTAAATTAGACCTTGTTTTGTGGCTTGATAAATGGCTTGATAGCGATTTTTAGCTTGTAGTTTACTCAAGGTGCGGTTTAGGTGGAACTTTACGGTACTTTCACTGATGTGGAGCTGTTGGGCAATGTCACGATCGCGCAATCCTGTTGTGAGGAGGATTAAAATCTGACGTTCCCGTTGGGAGAGTGAATCCTTTGATGTGTGGGCTTGGGTAGTGGCCCCATAGGGCAAAGTGAGGCTAATTTGGTGAGCTGCTTCTTGGGAGTCGATCCCGACATTGCATTGTCCCCCAAGGGTTTGTACAAAAAATTCAATGTCAGCAAAAGGCGATCGCCCGATTTTTTTCGTCAGGGTAGAGGCGGCAATAATTCCTTCGAGGCAAATTTCCGTATCCCCGTAGGTGAGCCGGCAGTAATGACAGTTGAATTGATTGAGGATTTCTACGGTTTTGATCAATAGATAGGTCAAACTGGGCGTCAAGGGTCGCTCTGTGCCAATCAGACTAAGCTGGCTAGTGGTTAAAAAGCTGCTCAGGTGATCTGAGAGGGGGTAAGATTCCCCGGTTTGGCCTTTATTGGACGCTTGGGGTTTTCTTTGGGCAGCATCTAAGGCGATCGCCCCGGCCATACATAGCACCTGCAAAACCTCTAAAAATTCTGGCAAAAAAGTTTCATGGCTAAAAGCCGCTAACACACCAATAATTCGTTTTTGGCTGACGAGGGGATAACCCGCAAAACCTTGGATTCCATTGGTGATCGCCCAGTCACGGTCTTTGACCCAAGCTTCTTCAGCCAATTGATTACTCAGGAACGGAATCCCATTTTTAGCAATTTTTCCAACCTTATAGGCACCCATGGGAACCCATGCAAAACTGCCGTTAATATTTTCAGACAACCCCGATGAGGCCACTAACCGGAGAGATTGCCGATCTGGCTCAGTTAACCAAATTCGCGCAAAAGCACAATTAAAGTCTCCAATCAACGCTTCGGTTAAACGTTTGGCGATCAACGCTGGTTCCAAACAACCGGAAATGCCCTGGGTAATGCGATGAACCCTTTGCAAGTCCATAATTAAGCAAGCAGAATCAAGCACGGCATCGGTAAAGTAGGCACGAATTTTCTTCCTCTAGTTAACGCGAGCCAGCTCATCTACGTCAGTCAGTAGTGAACAAATGAATCAGCTTTATGGAGTAGAGGTCGATTTTCGGGGGTAAGGGCAGCATGAGTAATGGCTAGATTGTAGTAACCAGGGGCATATTGGGGATTCTTTTCCTTGGTGCGCCCGGAGTAAAAAATTGCCCGTCCGCAATTCTATTTTCCCTCAGCGTCAGCAATACCAAAGTTGGTACAGGCATTAAGGTAGTTATTATCAAGGGTGATTGCTTGGGTAAAGTCAGCGATCGCTTCTTCATAGCGTTTTAACTCATAATGGCGGTTACCCTAGGCAAAATAAGCCTCTAAGTTGTCAGGATTAGCCGCAATTTGTCCACTAAAATCCTCAAGGGTTTTGTCTACGCGGTTGGGAAGGTAAATAAACATCCGTCTGGGGCGAATCAAAACGGAATGTTACCAAGGGCACATCTGATATTTCCGAGAAAGGCTCTAAGTTGGGCGGTGGCGTCTGAAAAGAAGGTGGTGAAACTTGTAACGGCTCAGATTGGGGATGGCAGCGGCGATAGCCGAAATAATGATTCACTTTGTGATGGTAAATTCGTCGCCCATTCTCAAAGATAGATAGTGATGTCCAGGGCTGGCGAGTTTGAGGGCCGCTCGTTGCAATCTGATAGGTGTAAATATATTCCGTTGCTTTATAAACTGTCACGGGGGGCTGTTGAGAGACTTCAATAATGCCCCTTGGCACCATTAATGTTTTTTTTTGTACTGCGGGATTGACCAACATAATAATATGCCGTTGGTACATAACAGCCTGTGCCTTGGTCCTGATAACCAAGACTACAGATTGCGGCAAAATATTCTGGCGTCGTTAGTGCTGCTTGCGTATTCATTTCTCGGTTACTACAGAGCACGGAGCGATCATTAGCCTGAGCTGGTAACAATGGTGTCAGTCCCCATAATATTCCTGCCCCTAGTCCAACTATGCCCCAATGGGCGATCGCCTTTTTATTTAATGTCATTATTGACACAATATCTCTTCTTGAGTTGACCTGAATATCAAGTAAGTAGGATAAATTAGACCATTGAAACCGAAAGATGCTCATAAATTTTCATCGGTATGGTTGAATGTGATAACAGACGTCATAAACAATTGTGAGGCTAAATTATCCGAGAGAACAATAAATTTATTTTATGATCATAATTTT from [Synechococcus] sp. NIES-970 encodes the following:
- a CDS encoding nitrilase, translating into MLDYSKTIRAAAAQISPVLFSCADTTEKILETITQAAKEGVQLIVFPETFVPYYPYFSFIEPPVLMGKSHLQLYEQAVTIPGPVTTAVAEAAQAHGMVVVLGVNEREEGSLYNTQLIFDHDGTLRLKRRKITPTYHERMVWGQGDGAGLTTVDTAVGRVGALACWEHYNPLARYSLMAQHEQIHCGQFPGSMVGQIFTEQMEVTMRHHALESGCFVVNATGWLSTEQKAQLTSNEKMHKALSGGCYTAIISPEGKHLCEPIYEGEGLAIADLDFSLITKRKRMMDSVGHYSRPDLFQVQLNSEPWATLKTSSLPSSPTVTPLPNSSDITASCP
- a CDS encoding hypothetical protein (conserved hypothetical protein), with product MPEVTIPAHQTGDFLVDYEEKVFPDVQADPGEKALITFHTVAFEGSIGLVNLLQASRLIKKGFETSVLLYGPGVTLGVQRGFPKLGDEGFPGHLAMNDRLVKIMETGGKVYACRFALQALYGHGEASLIPGIRPINPLDVMDLILMHRKEGAFILDTWTM
- a CDS encoding potassium transporter, Trk family protein → MQTHYPVIIVGGGQAGLALSYLLKQNNIDHLIFEKHKIGHAWRNERWNSFCLVTPNWQCRLPGFSYAGPDPNGFMAKEEIVSYLEAYAHSFNPPIREGVTVSKVSSSGTKFAVATSIGDYTADQVAIATGGYHIPKIPPIAAQLPRELQQIHSVQYKNPQDLPDEVLIVGTGQSGCQIAEDLHLAGKTVHLVTGSAPRAPRRYRGKDVVEWLELMGYYDLPIDQHPQKEMVRHKTNHYVTGRDGGRDIDLRRFAQEGMRLYGRLQRITGQTLHFGNDLKQNLDQADATVVKIQGNIDKFIADNHLAAPPEAHYQPIWEPDMEPQSINLEETNIGAVIWATGFRSNFGWIDLPVFNELGEPLHDRGVTAVDGLYFLGLPWLYTWGSGRFSGVARDAEYLATQITARLLVPASA
- a CDS encoding two component sensor histidine kinase; translated protein: MDLQRVHRITQGISGCLEPALIAKRLTEALIGDFNCAFARIWLTEPDRQSLRLVASSGLSENINGSFAWVPMGAYKVGKIAKNGIPFLSNQLAEEAWVKDRDWAITNGIQGFAGYPLVSQKRIIGVLAAFSHETFLPEFLEVLQVLCMAGAIALDAAQRKPQASNKGQTGESYPLSDHLSSFLTTSQLSLIGTERPLTPSLTYLLIKTVEILNQFNCHYCRLTYGDTEICLEGIIAASTLTKKIGRSPFADIEFFVQTLGGQCNVGIDSQEAAHQISLTLPYGATTQAHTSKDSLSQRERQILILLTTGLRDRDIAQQLHISESTVKFHLNRTLSKLQAKNRYQAIYQATKQGLI